One genomic window of Methanosarcina acetivorans C2A includes the following:
- a CDS encoding DNA topoisomerase I: MTVVAFAEKNKAAAQIASILGDGEVDKISVEGLPAYEFKWKGEEWLVMGLSGHIMNYDFPEQYNKWSEVNPGTLLGVDPEKFVTRAEYATAIKKLAKRADKIILACDYDREGENIGFEAKTLAEEVTDVPVARARFSALSPKEVRKAFESPVDPDHNLAMAAETRQILDLKMGAAFTRFVTLSVREKARTKDILSIGPCQTPTCGFVYEREKAIRAFKAKDFWKITAIFGAKGGDFEGTHRAGNIHDKEKAAEIFKRLKGAKEGFVVKKTVKEAKTSPPNPLNTTEFLKRASKFLGISPEVALEVAEQLYLAGFTSYPRTETNKYADDFDFKTLLFDFARQKEYKPFAESILSAPIVPKNGDKDAHDHPPIHPIRVAAKGEISAAVTIPHAAEVYDLIARHFLANLMPAAVFEKTHLHLQVREEPFDSSGTVLKDAGWLEVYPFENKKDKLLPFVEEKEKVDVKKLSNTKSKTSPPKKLTEAELLTLMDKHGIGTKATAPTHIETNKKRGYFETKGKTVSILDTGFTLMDGLSLTVPILVRPDIRAKIEALIQEVEDGKKEFEAALAEGTALIKEMYAQLEANKKELTSNIAGTIKDEAALEDKKNYIGTCKACGHVLRIVQTDTGRFVGCTGYPDCRNSFPLPKTGALTVLRSKECKKGGAAVLKVGNKYNWAVGIGPCFKCELEKECYPPETVGPCPECDGSMFLISFKDSRFLGCTKRCGYTHSVPKTGKLTLLDKTCETCGWKLFRLKEEEKPELDFCVNRRCPEGRKYWKQAGSRTEPRDQAKVAAASSVPAPKVRAGRTPEAKSTPETRSMPRKAESPASGRVSKLSSTASRRKESK; encoded by the coding sequence ATGACAGTTGTCGCATTTGCAGAAAAGAATAAGGCAGCAGCCCAGATAGCGAGCATCCTGGGCGATGGGGAAGTGGATAAAATCTCGGTAGAAGGGCTGCCTGCTTATGAGTTTAAATGGAAAGGGGAAGAATGGCTCGTGATGGGGTTATCCGGGCACATCATGAACTATGATTTTCCAGAACAATACAACAAATGGAGTGAGGTTAACCCGGGTACGCTGCTCGGGGTTGACCCTGAAAAGTTCGTGACAAGGGCAGAGTATGCAACTGCAATAAAAAAACTGGCAAAAAGGGCAGACAAAATTATCCTTGCATGCGACTATGACAGGGAAGGGGAAAACATAGGGTTTGAGGCAAAGACCCTTGCCGAAGAGGTTACTGACGTGCCTGTTGCAAGGGCACGCTTTTCAGCCCTGTCCCCAAAAGAGGTAAGAAAAGCTTTTGAAAGCCCCGTAGACCCAGATCATAACCTGGCAATGGCTGCGGAAACCAGACAGATACTTGACCTGAAAATGGGTGCGGCTTTCACACGTTTTGTTACGCTTTCGGTCCGGGAGAAGGCAAGGACAAAAGATATCCTTTCAATCGGTCCCTGTCAGACGCCTACCTGCGGTTTTGTTTACGAAAGGGAAAAGGCAATCCGGGCTTTTAAGGCAAAGGACTTCTGGAAGATTACTGCAATTTTCGGAGCAAAAGGCGGGGATTTCGAGGGCACCCACAGGGCAGGAAATATTCACGACAAAGAAAAGGCAGCGGAGATCTTCAAAAGATTAAAGGGAGCAAAAGAAGGCTTTGTTGTAAAGAAAACGGTAAAGGAAGCAAAGACCAGCCCTCCGAACCCGCTCAACACCACGGAGTTTCTCAAGAGGGCTTCAAAGTTTCTGGGAATTAGCCCGGAAGTTGCTCTTGAAGTTGCCGAACAGCTTTACCTCGCAGGGTTTACAAGCTACCCCAGGACAGAGACAAACAAATATGCAGACGACTTCGACTTCAAGACCCTGTTATTTGATTTTGCAAGACAGAAAGAGTATAAGCCCTTTGCCGAATCAATCCTCTCTGCCCCGATAGTTCCGAAGAACGGGGACAAAGATGCGCACGACCACCCTCCTATCCACCCCATCCGGGTGGCTGCAAAGGGAGAAATCAGCGCTGCAGTAACCATCCCGCACGCGGCAGAGGTCTATGACCTTATTGCAAGACATTTCCTGGCAAACCTTATGCCTGCAGCAGTTTTTGAAAAGACTCACCTTCACCTGCAGGTCCGGGAAGAGCCTTTTGACTCCTCGGGGACCGTGCTTAAAGATGCGGGCTGGCTCGAAGTCTATCCCTTTGAAAACAAAAAAGATAAGCTTCTCCCCTTTGTAGAGGAAAAAGAAAAAGTGGATGTAAAAAAGCTGAGCAATACCAAGTCCAAAACCAGCCCTCCGAAGAAGCTGACCGAAGCCGAGCTCCTGACCCTTATGGACAAGCACGGGATAGGGACAAAAGCAACAGCACCGACCCATATCGAGACAAACAAAAAGCGCGGATATTTCGAGACAAAGGGAAAGACCGTCTCGATCCTGGACACGGGCTTTACTCTGATGGACGGACTTTCCCTTACCGTCCCGATCCTTGTCAGACCGGACATCCGTGCAAAAATCGAAGCCCTGATTCAGGAAGTAGAGGATGGAAAAAAAGAGTTCGAAGCTGCCCTTGCCGAGGGCACGGCCCTGATAAAAGAGATGTATGCCCAGCTTGAAGCAAACAAAAAAGAACTGACCTCAAACATTGCTGGCACGATCAAAGACGAAGCCGCCCTCGAAGACAAGAAAAACTATATCGGGACCTGCAAGGCCTGCGGGCATGTGCTCAGGATCGTGCAGACGGACACAGGGCGTTTTGTGGGTTGCACAGGCTATCCCGACTGCAGAAACTCTTTCCCTCTACCGAAAACCGGAGCTCTCACGGTGCTCCGGAGTAAGGAATGCAAGAAGGGAGGTGCAGCTGTCCTGAAGGTAGGCAATAAATACAACTGGGCTGTCGGCATAGGTCCCTGCTTTAAATGTGAGCTTGAAAAGGAATGCTACCCCCCCGAAACAGTGGGACCCTGCCCAGAATGTGACGGGAGCATGTTCCTGATCTCCTTTAAAGACAGCCGTTTCCTGGGCTGCACGAAACGCTGTGGGTACACGCATTCGGTCCCGAAGACCGGAAAACTGACCCTGCTTGATAAAACCTGTGAGACCTGCGGTTGGAAGCTGTTCCGGCTAAAAGAAGAGGAAAAACCGGAACTTGATTTCTGTGTAAACCGGCGCTGTCCGGAAGGCCGGAAATACTGGAAACAAGCAGGCTCCAGAACTGAGCCCAGGGATCAGGCAAAAGTTGCTGCTGCTTCTTCAGTTCCTGCACCGAAGGTAAGAGCAGGAAGAACACCGGAAGCAAAAAGCACACCGGAAACGAGAAGTATGCCGAGAAAAGCGGAAAGCCCGGCTTCCGGTAGAGTTTCAAAATTATCTTCTACTGCGAGCAGACGGAAAGAGAGCAAGTGA
- the thiC gene encoding phosphomethylpyrimidine synthase ThiC: MTLMEDAKKGIVTPSIEAVAKAEGIDAETVRSCVAKGLIAIPKNNRRETLPIGIGKYMSTKINANVGTSRDCIDIDAEVEKAKAAEAFGAHAVMDLSTGGDLNEIRTRILKAVNIPVGTVPIYQAAASQKVVVEMTSDDMFNAVRKHAEQGVDFVTVHAGVNLNSLERLRQSDRIMNVVSRGGSFTLAWMLHNGEDNPFYAEFDYLLEIAKEYDMTLSLGDGMRPGCIADASDRPKFMEFITLGELVKRSRAANVQTFVEGPGHVPLNEIELSVRGMKELCDGAPLYLLGPLVTDIAPGFDHITGAIGGAVAGMYGTDFLCMVTPSEHLALPSLEDIKEGLFVTKLAAHTIDLIKEGPRERAWRQDTAMAYARRDLDWEKQFELAIDGDRARKIRDARKTESDACSMCGELCAVKIVKEAFGEKKAEE; the protein is encoded by the coding sequence ATGACGCTGATGGAAGACGCTAAAAAGGGAATCGTCACCCCCTCAATAGAAGCCGTGGCAAAAGCTGAAGGAATAGATGCCGAAACTGTCCGCTCCTGCGTGGCAAAGGGCCTGATAGCTATTCCGAAGAATAACAGGCGAGAAACCCTCCCTATCGGTATTGGCAAATACATGAGTACAAAGATCAACGCCAATGTCGGCACATCAAGGGACTGCATCGACATCGATGCCGAAGTAGAGAAAGCAAAAGCTGCAGAAGCCTTCGGGGCTCATGCGGTAATGGACCTCTCAACCGGTGGGGACCTGAATGAGATCCGGACCCGCATCCTTAAAGCCGTAAACATCCCTGTAGGCACCGTCCCGATCTACCAGGCTGCAGCGTCCCAGAAAGTTGTCGTGGAAATGACCTCGGACGATATGTTCAACGCTGTCCGGAAGCACGCCGAACAGGGTGTGGATTTTGTGACCGTGCATGCCGGGGTCAACTTAAATTCCCTCGAACGCCTGCGTCAGAGCGACCGGATCATGAACGTGGTCAGCCGCGGGGGTTCATTTACCCTTGCCTGGATGCTCCACAACGGGGAAGACAACCCATTCTATGCCGAATTTGACTATCTTCTTGAAATAGCAAAAGAATACGACATGACCCTCAGCCTTGGAGACGGCATGCGCCCTGGCTGTATTGCCGATGCTTCAGACCGCCCCAAGTTTATGGAGTTTATCACCCTCGGAGAGCTTGTAAAACGCTCAAGGGCAGCCAATGTCCAGACCTTTGTGGAAGGTCCCGGTCACGTGCCCTTAAATGAGATCGAGCTCAGCGTCCGAGGCATGAAAGAGCTCTGCGACGGAGCTCCCCTCTACCTCCTCGGCCCCCTGGTGACCGATATCGCTCCCGGCTTTGACCACATCACCGGAGCAATCGGAGGTGCAGTTGCCGGGATGTACGGCACGGACTTCCTCTGCATGGTAACCCCTTCCGAACACCTCGCCCTCCCCTCCCTCGAAGACATCAAAGAGGGCCTGTTCGTAACAAAGCTCGCAGCCCACACAATTGACCTCATAAAAGAAGGCCCGAGAGAACGTGCATGGAGGCAGGATACGGCCATGGCCTATGCCCGCAGGGACCTTGACTGGGAAAAGCAGTTCGAACTTGCAATCGATGGCGACCGGGCCCGCAAAATCCGGGACGCACGAAAGACGGAAAGCGACGCCTGTTCCATGTGCGGCGAACTCTGTGCAGTTAAGATCGTAAAAGAAGCTTTCGGGGAAAAGAAGGCAGAAGAGTGA
- a CDS encoding DUF2156 domain-containing protein, which yields MLSLEDFKPVMLSDRAFFESHYAFFPQTHSSNTFTNMVCWNHFTPYRYAYVNGNVIISCTTEGVTRFHPPIGPRNPELMRELIRLALDVSDETPIELIDPDTAQWLQELDPELALMPDRNNFEYVYRASDLAELPGKKYQKIRSHLNRFRKNCSSTVEPVTPGNLKEVIKFLKKWSEWKGCRKNLVLASEVGAARYAVEHFNELPLQGLLIRVDSEIGAITLYERLNTDTALIHFEKGLPDCEGIYKAINEETAAVLVSEVEYINRESDLGVGGLREAKLRYHPHHMIEVYSLKRPNCASGVRGPFRCAQED from the coding sequence ATGCTCAGCCTGGAAGATTTCAAGCCGGTCATGCTTTCAGACAGGGCCTTTTTCGAGAGTCATTATGCGTTTTTCCCGCAAACCCATAGCAGCAACACCTTCACGAACATGGTCTGTTGGAACCATTTTACACCGTACAGGTACGCATACGTAAATGGAAATGTGATTATCTCGTGCACTACCGAAGGAGTTACCAGGTTCCACCCGCCGATAGGTCCCAGGAACCCTGAACTTATGCGTGAGCTTATACGACTGGCGCTGGATGTGAGCGACGAAACTCCCATTGAGCTCATTGATCCGGATACTGCACAGTGGCTGCAGGAGCTCGATCCCGAACTAGCGCTCATGCCGGACCGGAACAATTTCGAATATGTGTACAGGGCATCCGACCTTGCGGAACTCCCGGGGAAGAAGTACCAGAAAATACGCAGCCACCTCAACCGGTTCCGGAAGAACTGCTCGAGCACGGTTGAACCGGTAACACCCGGAAACCTGAAAGAAGTAATAAAATTCCTCAAAAAGTGGTCCGAATGGAAAGGATGCAGGAAAAATTTAGTCCTTGCCAGTGAGGTCGGAGCTGCTCGCTATGCGGTAGAACATTTCAACGAACTTCCCCTGCAGGGCCTTCTGATCCGGGTAGATTCCGAGATTGGTGCCATTACCCTCTATGAGCGTCTCAACACGGACACGGCGCTCATCCACTTTGAGAAAGGTCTCCCGGACTGTGAAGGGATCTATAAGGCTATCAATGAGGAAACTGCAGCGGTTCTTGTAAGTGAGGTGGAGTACATCAACCGGGAAAGCGACCTCGGAGTAGGCGGTCTCAGAGAGGCAAAGCTGAGATATCATCCGCACCACATGATCGAAGTGTATTCGCTTAAACGCCCGAATTGCGCCTCGGGGGTACGCGGTCCTTTTCGCTGCGCTCAAGAAGACTAA
- a CDS encoding GNAT family N-acetyltransferase, whose protein sequence is MAEIETKTGLNIRTAKKEDVSLVLEFVKSIAEFEKLSHLVKATEKSLAESMFGEKAYAEVFFAELDGVPAGFTVFFHNFSTFVGRQGLYIEDIFVKPEFRGKGIGKAMFLHCVKLAKERNCGRMEWTVLDWNPAREFYEYFGAGPVDGWHIYRMGSDKFESALEK, encoded by the coding sequence ATGGCTGAAATTGAGACAAAAACCGGTTTGAATATCCGTACTGCGAAAAAAGAAGATGTTTCCCTTGTTCTTGAATTTGTCAAAAGCATTGCTGAGTTCGAAAAACTCTCTCATCTGGTCAAAGCCACCGAAAAGAGCCTGGCAGAGTCCATGTTTGGGGAAAAGGCCTATGCCGAGGTTTTCTTTGCCGAACTTGATGGGGTGCCTGCGGGCTTTACGGTCTTTTTCCACAACTTCTCCACCTTTGTAGGGAGGCAGGGGCTCTATATCGAAGACATTTTCGTGAAACCCGAATTCCGGGGAAAAGGAATTGGAAAAGCAATGTTCCTCCACTGCGTGAAGCTTGCAAAAGAGCGGAACTGTGGAAGGATGGAGTGGACAGTGCTCGACTGGAACCCTGCCAGAGAGTTCTATGAGTACTTCGGAGCAGGCCCTGTTGACGGCTGGCACATTTACAGGATGGGGTCGGACAAATTCGAAAGTGCGCTTGAAAAATAA
- a CDS encoding DUF3303 domain-containing protein, protein MLLMDIITWEPKDSEKVKSCYVNYEYPQGLKVIDEWMDLAGYRMFLIYEADDEKVYAAANLPFIGLCRFETFPVMKPEKYMETIQELAGKTGQRIETSASGEGAAGEEIRDQIENLEKRIQRLEHHSFIRQEDTT, encoded by the coding sequence ATGTTATTGATGGACATCATCACCTGGGAGCCGAAAGACTCCGAAAAAGTCAAGAGTTGCTACGTGAACTATGAGTACCCGCAGGGTTTGAAAGTAATCGATGAGTGGATGGACCTCGCAGGCTACCGGATGTTCTTGATTTATGAAGCTGATGACGAAAAGGTTTACGCGGCTGCAAACCTTCCCTTTATAGGGCTTTGCAGGTTCGAAACTTTCCCGGTCATGAAGCCAGAAAAGTACATGGAGACGATTCAGGAACTTGCAGGAAAAACCGGTCAGAGGATTGAAACTTCAGCTTCTGGCGAAGGAGCCGCAGGAGAAGAAATCCGGGACCAAATAGAAAACCTTGAAAAAAGAATTCAACGCCTGGAACACCACTCTTTTATCCGGCAGGAAGACACAACATAA
- a CDS encoding MBL fold metallo-hydrolase yields the protein MQIIPFFVRGIAHSSYILAGKKSCAIIDPQRDVEIYIREAKSRGLKITHILETHLHADFVSGHMDLAELTGAPIYAPEAAKCEFEHVGLVEGDTFEIEDMTVKVLETPGHTPEHISYVVSDTSRGPDPTAVFCGDTLFVGDVGRPDLFPGKARELASTLYDSLHKKLLSLPDSCEVYPAHGEGSLCGRAMGAKRSSTIGYERKYNYALQIPDREGFIENLTTDMPPAPYHFSRCSEINRKGPTKLREIPPPKELPPGEFFRFAGRDNTEVLDSRHYDNFGGEHVPGAWCIDLRSNFATYAGWLLPPERQILLVSDSEKDARESAVWLHRVGLDRIAGFLSGEMFAWATAGLRASHVSQVSIPELYEWVRSKNPPLILDVRASSEYESFHIENALNIQVQDLRKRYRELDPEAEYAVICSTGQRSGIGCSILKKHGFSRVNNAAGGMTGYNAAGFGPECPMCALSWAGKAGKKEVVPIQKGK from the coding sequence ATGCAAATAATTCCATTTTTTGTTAGAGGCATCGCACACAGTTCATATATTCTTGCAGGGAAGAAAAGCTGTGCGATCATTGACCCGCAAAGGGACGTAGAGATCTATATAAGAGAGGCAAAATCCAGGGGTCTGAAAATTACCCACATCCTGGAGACCCATCTGCACGCAGATTTTGTCTCCGGGCATATGGACCTTGCCGAACTTACGGGAGCGCCTATATACGCCCCTGAAGCTGCAAAATGTGAGTTTGAACATGTCGGGCTTGTTGAAGGGGATACGTTCGAAATCGAGGACATGACTGTAAAGGTACTGGAAACTCCGGGGCATACCCCTGAACATATAAGTTATGTGGTTTCGGATACTTCCAGAGGGCCTGACCCTACGGCTGTTTTTTGCGGGGACACCCTTTTTGTGGGAGATGTGGGCAGACCTGACCTCTTTCCAGGAAAAGCCAGAGAACTGGCTTCCACGCTTTATGACAGCCTGCACAAAAAATTGCTCTCCCTTCCTGATTCCTGCGAGGTCTATCCTGCGCATGGAGAAGGCTCTCTATGCGGGAGGGCTATGGGTGCCAAACGTTCGAGTACAATCGGATACGAACGCAAATACAATTATGCCCTTCAGATCCCTGATAGGGAGGGGTTCATAGAAAACCTGACAACCGATATGCCTCCTGCCCCCTACCATTTTAGCCGTTGCTCCGAAATCAACCGGAAAGGGCCCACAAAACTCAGAGAAATTCCGCCCCCGAAAGAGCTTCCTCCGGGGGAGTTTTTCAGGTTTGCCGGTAGGGACAACACAGAAGTTCTTGACAGCCGCCACTATGACAATTTCGGGGGAGAGCATGTCCCAGGCGCCTGGTGCATCGACCTCAGGAGTAATTTTGCTACCTACGCGGGCTGGCTCCTACCTCCCGAAAGGCAGATCCTACTCGTCTCGGATAGCGAGAAAGATGCAAGGGAATCTGCGGTCTGGCTGCACCGGGTTGGGCTTGACAGGATAGCCGGTTTTCTTAGCGGGGAAATGTTTGCCTGGGCAACTGCTGGATTAAGGGCTTCCCATGTGTCCCAGGTATCGATTCCTGAACTCTACGAATGGGTCCGAAGTAAAAACCCTCCTTTGATTCTGGATGTCAGGGCTTCTTCCGAGTATGAGAGCTTCCATATAGAGAATGCATTAAATATTCAGGTTCAGGACCTGAGGAAAAGGTACAGGGAACTTGACCCAGAAGCTGAGTATGCAGTAATTTGCAGCACGGGGCAAAGGTCAGGTATTGGGTGCAGCATTCTCAAGAAACACGGATTTTCCAGGGTGAATAACGCGGCAGGCGGAATGACCGGATACAATGCCGCAGGTTTCGGACCGGAATGTCCTATGTGCGCTCTTTCCTGGGCTGGAAAAGCAGGCAAGAAAGAGGTAGTGCCCATCCAGAAGGGGAAATGA
- a CDS encoding DUF1699 family protein — protein sequence MKIRVVSSREEIFTLNPNERVVHLAFRPSNKDIFALVETCPKIEVIQLPKSYRRTVSKSIEMFLEMQRIQLIEGDVWGHRKDINEYYSIPSSVIEKIRELKMEGTPAERIEEKVARESKLNPEMVAYILTKEAPA from the coding sequence ATGAAAATTAGAGTAGTTAGTTCCAGGGAAGAGATTTTTACACTTAACCCTAATGAGCGTGTTGTTCATCTGGCTTTCAGGCCTTCGAACAAAGACATTTTTGCACTGGTGGAAACCTGTCCGAAGATTGAGGTTATTCAGCTGCCTAAATCTTACAGGCGCACGGTTTCAAAGTCCATAGAAATGTTCCTTGAGATGCAGAGAATCCAGCTTATTGAGGGTGACGTCTGGGGACACAGGAAAGACATTAATGAATATTACAGTATCCCGTCCTCAGTGATTGAAAAGATCAGAGAACTGAAGATGGAAGGTACACCTGCTGAGAGAATCGAAGAAAAGGTTGCAAGGGAAAGCAAGCTGAACCCTGAAATGGTTGCTTACATCCTGACAAAGGAAGCTCCGGCCTGA
- a CDS encoding helix-turn-helix transcriptional regulator, with product MKLELIELIFLSDKRKQLLLFLKSGPKNMDEITEALQAASTSILPQIKKLKDMSLVVQVDKIYALSPIGKVLVEKMQPLISTVELFEDNFDYWSEKDLQGIPSSFRKRLGELGKCKLIQPDLDRMFELDPEVVENLSKSSSVLEAIAYFNQPLISLCQELAKKGTEFTFLLSESVFERYSTDYTEDFRLMMSLDNVKFYRYSGEMKIANLAVSEKFFLISLFPKNQRHFDRENLVSYEPSAIQLGTELFNELLLDSTLVTEIPQK from the coding sequence GTGAAACTGGAACTGATAGAGCTGATTTTTCTTTCCGATAAGCGAAAACAGTTATTGCTTTTTCTGAAAAGCGGGCCCAAAAATATGGATGAAATCACGGAAGCCCTTCAGGCAGCTTCCACTTCTATCCTCCCCCAGATAAAAAAATTAAAAGATATGTCCCTGGTCGTTCAGGTAGACAAGATCTACGCTCTTTCTCCTATAGGCAAGGTCCTCGTTGAAAAAATGCAGCCCTTGATCAGCACCGTAGAACTTTTTGAAGATAACTTTGATTACTGGTCGGAAAAAGACCTTCAGGGAATTCCATCTTCCTTCAGAAAGCGGCTTGGAGAACTTGGGAAATGTAAACTGATACAGCCTGACCTGGACCGCATGTTTGAACTTGACCCGGAAGTTGTGGAAAACCTTTCTAAGTCCAGCAGTGTTCTTGAAGCCATAGCCTACTTTAACCAGCCTCTGATCTCTCTCTGCCAGGAGCTTGCAAAAAAGGGAACAGAATTCACTTTTCTCTTGTCGGAGTCGGTGTTTGAACGGTACTCTACAGATTATACTGAAGACTTCAGACTTATGATGTCTCTAGATAACGTGAAATTTTACCGGTATTCGGGAGAAATGAAGATTGCAAATCTTGCTGTTAGTGAGAAGTTTTTCCTGATATCCCTTTTCCCAAAGAACCAGAGGCATTTTGACAGAGAGAACCTTGTAAGTTACGAACCCTCAGCCATTCAGCTGGGCACCGAACTATTCAACGAACTGCTTCTGGATTCAACGCTGGTTACCGAAATTCCTCAGAAATGA
- a CDS encoding flavodoxin domain-containing protein gives MKAIVVYLSTSGNTKAMAEAIGNGIESKNVDVQVISFYDVKLDELKEAEAIAVGSSTFYYKMLLPMEKFMDETLVASNPQGKIGAAFGSYGWSGEAPILIAEKMREMGMTVMDPVLRILHKPTDKDLQECKRLGIDIAEKVKHKGTKAE, from the coding sequence TTGAAAGCAATAGTAGTCTATCTCAGTACCTCAGGGAATACAAAAGCTATGGCTGAGGCTATAGGAAATGGGATTGAATCAAAGAATGTGGATGTACAAGTCATCAGTTTCTATGATGTGAAACTCGACGAACTCAAAGAAGCCGAAGCAATTGCCGTCGGTTCTTCGACTTTTTACTACAAAATGTTGCTGCCCATGGAAAAATTCATGGACGAAACCCTTGTTGCCTCAAACCCACAGGGGAAGATAGGAGCTGCTTTCGGGTCTTACGGGTGGAGCGGAGAAGCTCCAATACTTATAGCTGAAAAGATGCGGGAAATGGGAATGACTGTGATGGATCCCGTACTCCGGATCCTACATAAACCCACTGACAAGGATCTGCAGGAATGCAAACGGCTGGGCATTGACATTGCAGAAAAAGTAAAGCACAAAGGCACAAAGGCAGAGTAA
- a CDS encoding PAS domain-containing protein, translating into MDSETSESRGELNISPHVADAEDGERGKALHAALEREEALKTIINNSQVVVFLWKNEKKWPAEFVSENVVNFGYTVEDFISGRILYGDIIHPDDLAKVEEELEKRIQSGAPDFNMEYRIFTKAGEMRWVNERTFIQRDPEGAVTHFQGVVLDITERKQSEEELEKVLKMQKVLTTVINNSPAVAFLWRDEKYWPAVFVSDNVVQFGYTVEDFISQKVLYGKTMHPDDLKRVEKELDRRIQKGEVSFNSEYRIFTKAGDLRWVNERTFIQRERDGKVIGFQGIVLDITPRKKIEEALRKSLKMQKMLKTIINNSSAVAFLWKNMENWPVEFVSENITQFGYTVADFTSGRLLYGDIIHKEDINSVSESLERAIREGFDFFEMEYRILTGDGEIRWVEERTYIQRDSEAVPVHFQGIVVDVTERKEAQEMLDIQRELGKSLSSTMSLKTMLSHILDACLHIEEIDAGGIYLKDELLEQINLVAHRGLSSEFVKRVSTYRADSPEAKQVWIEKPIYKLDFYAEEMAELLKTERITAVAVIPMKHRGEIIGSLNFASHTVDRIPQNVRNFLESIALQVVNYIAPIRIEADLR; encoded by the coding sequence ATGGACAGTGAGACTTCAGAAAGCAGAGGCGAACTAAACATCTCTCCTCACGTAGCAGATGCTGAGGACGGTGAAAGGGGAAAAGCCCTCCATGCAGCTCTGGAAAGGGAAGAAGCCCTGAAAACTATAATCAATAACAGTCAGGTAGTTGTATTTCTCTGGAAAAACGAAAAAAAATGGCCTGCAGAATTTGTTTCGGAAAACGTGGTGAACTTTGGATACACGGTAGAAGATTTCATCTCGGGAAGGATACTGTACGGGGATATTATACATCCTGATGACCTTGCAAAAGTTGAGGAGGAGCTTGAAAAAAGAATACAGAGTGGAGCTCCAGATTTTAATATGGAATACAGGATTTTTACAAAAGCCGGGGAAATGCGCTGGGTAAACGAGAGGACCTTCATCCAGAGAGACCCGGAGGGAGCGGTAACTCACTTTCAGGGAGTGGTGCTTGACATCACCGAACGGAAGCAGAGCGAAGAAGAACTGGAAAAAGTTCTTAAGATGCAGAAAGTGCTGACCACGGTAATCAACAACAGCCCGGCAGTTGCCTTTCTTTGGAGGGATGAAAAATACTGGCCCGCAGTTTTTGTCTCGGATAATGTGGTACAATTTGGATATACGGTTGAGGATTTTATTTCGCAGAAAGTCCTGTACGGGAAGACAATGCATCCCGATGACCTGAAAAGGGTTGAAAAAGAACTTGATCGACGGATCCAGAAAGGCGAGGTAAGCTTCAATTCGGAATACAGGATTTTTACAAAAGCTGGAGACCTGCGCTGGGTTAACGAAAGAACCTTTATCCAGAGAGAGAGGGATGGGAAAGTGATCGGCTTTCAGGGGATAGTGCTGGATATAACCCCGCGGAAAAAAATCGAAGAAGCCCTGAGAAAATCCCTCAAAATGCAGAAAATGCTGAAAACTATAATCAATAACAGCTCAGCAGTAGCTTTCCTGTGGAAAAACATGGAAAACTGGCCTGTAGAGTTCGTTTCGGAAAATATTACACAGTTCGGATACACCGTAGCAGATTTCACTTCGGGTAGACTTCTTTACGGGGATATAATTCATAAAGAGGACATCAATTCGGTTTCCGAAAGCCTTGAACGCGCAATTCGGGAGGGCTTTGACTTTTTTGAGATGGAATACCGGATCTTAACAGGGGATGGTGAAATCCGCTGGGTTGAGGAGAGGACGTATATCCAGCGTGATAGCGAAGCCGTCCCGGTCCACTTTCAGGGAATAGTTGTTGATGTTACCGAGAGAAAGGAAGCGCAGGAAATGCTCGATATTCAACGGGAACTCGGGAAGTCTCTGAGCAGCACCATGAGTCTTAAGACCATGCTTTCTCATATCCTTGATGCCTGCCTGCACATAGAAGAGATTGATGCCGGAGGCATATACTTAAAAGACGAGCTCCTGGAGCAGATTAACCTGGTGGCGCACAGGGGGCTTTCCTCCGAATTTGTGAAAAGGGTTTCTACATACAGGGCTGACTCTCCTGAAGCAAAACAGGTCTGGATTGAGAAACCCATTTACAAACTGGATTTTTATGCTGAAGAAATGGCAGAACTGTTAAAAACTGAAAGGATCACTGCCGTTGCCGTCATCCCCATGAAGCACAGGGGTGAGATAATAGGCAGCCTGAACTTTGCATCCCATACTGTGGACAGGATTCCCCAGAACGTCCGCAATTTCCTGGAAAGCATTGCCCTTCAGGTAGTGAACTATATAGCCCCCATTCGCATAGAGGCAGACCTTAGATAA